A stretch of the Halomonas sp. CH40 genome encodes the following:
- a CDS encoding NCS2 family permease, with amino-acid sequence MNFLDKHFKLTEHKTNIKTEVIAGVTTFLTMAYIIFVNPSILSEAGMDYGAVFVATCLAAAIGCLVMGIWANYPIAQAPGMGLNAFFTYGVVLGMGYTWEVALGAVFLSGFCFFLLSIFKVREWIINSIPLSLRLGIAAGIGLFLAMIALKNAGIVVSNPATYVALGDLSEPAAIYALVGFFVITALAYLKVTGAVMIGILGVTVVAILLGHNEYGGLMSMPPSIAPTLMQMDIMGALDVAMLSVIFAFLFVDLFDTSGTLVGVAQRGKLLDENGKLPRIGRAMMADSTASMAGAALGTSTTTSYIESTAGIASGGRTGLTAVVVAILFLVSLFFAPLAGSIPAYATAGALLYVAVLMAGSLAHADWDDPTEAAPVLIAALAMPLTFSIAEGIALGFISFVAIKTLSGRFKDLNPAVIVLALLFVAKFLFLD; translated from the coding sequence ATGAACTTTCTGGATAAGCACTTCAAGCTGACAGAACATAAGACGAATATAAAAACAGAGGTTATTGCAGGAGTTACCACCTTCCTGACCATGGCCTACATTATTTTCGTTAACCCCAGTATCCTGTCTGAAGCTGGGATGGATTACGGAGCGGTCTTCGTAGCCACCTGCCTGGCAGCGGCCATTGGCTGTCTGGTGATGGGCATCTGGGCCAACTACCCGATTGCCCAGGCGCCCGGTATGGGCCTGAATGCTTTCTTTACCTACGGTGTTGTGCTCGGAATGGGCTACACCTGGGAAGTAGCGTTGGGTGCGGTCTTCCTTTCCGGTTTCTGCTTTTTCCTGCTGAGTATCTTCAAGGTGCGTGAGTGGATCATCAATTCGATTCCGCTTTCTTTACGCCTGGGTATTGCGGCGGGTATTGGCCTCTTCCTGGCCATGATTGCGCTGAAAAATGCCGGTATCGTTGTGTCTAACCCAGCCACCTATGTAGCGCTGGGCGACTTGAGTGAGCCGGCCGCCATTTATGCCCTGGTCGGCTTTTTTGTGATTACTGCCCTGGCCTATCTGAAGGTGACCGGCGCGGTAATGATCGGCATTCTGGGCGTAACAGTGGTCGCCATCCTGCTGGGCCACAATGAATACGGTGGCCTGATGTCCATGCCGCCTTCCATTGCGCCAACCCTGATGCAGATGGATATCATGGGCGCTCTGGATGTAGCCATGCTCAGCGTCATTTTTGCCTTCCTGTTTGTTGACCTGTTTGATACCTCTGGCACGCTGGTAGGTGTGGCACAGCGCGGTAAACTCCTTGACGAAAATGGCAAGCTGCCGCGCATCGGGCGCGCCATGATGGCCGACAGCACCGCCTCCATGGCCGGTGCCGCTCTGGGTACCTCGACCACCACCAGCTATATAGAATCCACCGCCGGGATTGCCTCAGGCGGACGTACTGGTCTTACCGCGGTCGTGGTCGCGATTCTGTTTCTGGTCAGCCTGTTTTTTGCCCCACTGGCGGGCTCTATTCCAGCCTATGCCACTGCAGGCGCACTGCTGTATGTAGCGGTATTGATGGCCGGTAGTCTGGCACATGCCGACTGGGATGACCCGACCGAGGCTGCACCTGTGCTGATTGCCGCACTGGCGATGCCGCTGACTTTTTCGATTGCAGAAGGCATTGCGCTGGGTTTTATCAGCTTTGTGGCGATCAAGACCCTATCAGGCCGTTTTAAAGACCTGAATCCGGCAGTTATTGTGCTGGCGCTGCTGTTTGTAGCCAAGTTCCTGTTCCTGGATTAA
- a CDS encoding adenine phosphoribosyltransferase — translation MSIYGDYIKSVIRTVPDWPEPGVNFRDITPLLQNSAAFRKLIDSFVHRYQEMNLDAIASIDARGFIIGAPLAYELGCSFVPVRKKGKLPFKTVSETYTLEYGHSEVELHADAFYKDDRILLMDDLIATGGTMLAAANLIQRCGGQVVETATIIDLPELGGSQKIRDAGFGVFAVCSFNESE, via the coding sequence ATGAGCATCTACGGCGATTATATCAAGTCCGTTATCCGCACGGTTCCTGACTGGCCCGAGCCCGGGGTTAATTTCCGCGATATTACGCCGTTGTTGCAGAACAGCGCGGCATTTCGCAAGTTGATTGATAGCTTTGTTCACCGCTATCAGGAAATGAACCTTGATGCGATTGCGTCCATTGATGCACGCGGCTTTATTATCGGCGCGCCGCTGGCCTACGAGTTGGGCTGCAGCTTTGTGCCTGTGCGCAAGAAGGGCAAGTTGCCTTTCAAGACAGTCAGTGAAACCTATACGCTGGAGTACGGCCATTCTGAAGTGGAACTGCATGCGGATGCCTTTTATAAGGACGACCGCATTCTGCTCATGGATGATCTGATTGCCACAGGCGGCACCATGCTGGCTGCTGCCAACCTGATTCAGCGCTGCGGTGGGCAGGTGGTCGAAACGGCAACGATTATCGATCTGCCTGAACTGGGCGGTTCCCAGAAAATTCGCGATGCCGGTTTTGGTGTGTTCGCGGTATGTTCCTTTAATGAAAGCGAGTAA
- the gpt gene encoding xanthine phosphoribosyltransferase, whose protein sequence is MSSHRYRQHFTVSWDQLHRDVRELCHQLVARDFKGIIAITRGGLIPAALIARELNVRLIDTVCIKSYDHMEQSQLDVLKGVDHDGDGWLLVDDLVDTGKTARAVREMLPKAHFVTIYAKPEGKPLVDQYLTEVGQQCWIQFPWDMGVAYVEPLVDQVKK, encoded by the coding sequence ATGAGTAGTCATCGTTATCGTCAGCATTTTACGGTCTCCTGGGATCAGCTACACCGCGATGTGCGTGAGCTCTGCCATCAGCTGGTGGCGCGGGATTTCAAAGGGATTATCGCCATTACCCGAGGCGGGCTGATTCCGGCGGCGCTGATTGCCCGTGAGTTGAATGTGCGACTGATCGATACGGTATGTATCAAAAGCTACGATCATATGGAGCAGAGCCAGCTTGATGTGCTGAAAGGCGTTGACCATGACGGTGATGGCTGGCTTTTGGTGGATGACCTGGTGGATACCGGCAAAACCGCCCGAGCCGTCAGGGAAATGCTGCCCAAGGCGCATTTTGTGACGATCTATGCCAAACCGGAAGGCAAACCCCTGGTGGACCAGTATCTGACCGAAGTGGGCCAGCAGTGCTGGATCCAGTTCCCCTGGGATATGGGTGTGGCCTACGTTGAGCCGCTGGTGGATCAGGTCAAGAAGTAA
- the ung gene encoding uracil-DNA glycosylase, which yields MANPLSGEWAEALDAEFQADYMHSLKQFLAAEKAARKVIYPHSSDWFRAFELTPLSNVKVVILGQDPYHGPNQAHGLCFSVQPGVPVPPSLANIYKELASDIGFQPVRHGCLESWARQGVLLLNTALTVEQGNAASHRGKGWEAFTDRAIEVVSQQAPPCVFMLWGSHARQKKALIDQQRHLILEAPHPSPLSAHRGFFGTRHFSQANAFLVAQGREPIDWQLPATP from the coding sequence ATGGCAAATCCATTATCGGGTGAGTGGGCAGAAGCATTGGACGCCGAATTCCAGGCTGATTATATGCACTCACTCAAGCAGTTTCTGGCCGCTGAAAAAGCTGCCAGAAAGGTGATTTACCCGCATTCATCTGATTGGTTTCGTGCCTTCGAACTGACGCCACTAAGCAATGTCAAGGTAGTGATACTGGGGCAGGACCCTTACCACGGGCCAAATCAGGCCCATGGGCTGTGCTTTTCTGTTCAGCCTGGCGTGCCAGTGCCGCCTTCGCTTGCCAATATCTACAAGGAACTGGCCAGTGATATTGGTTTTCAGCCGGTGCGCCATGGTTGCCTGGAGAGTTGGGCCCGCCAGGGCGTGCTGTTACTTAATACGGCCTTGACCGTTGAGCAGGGCAATGCGGCCTCTCATCGTGGCAAAGGTTGGGAGGCATTCACTGACCGGGCGATTGAAGTTGTCAGCCAGCAGGCGCCGCCTTGTGTTTTCATGCTGTGGGGTAGTCATGCGCGTCAGAAAAAGGCGCTGATTGACCAGCAGCGTCATCTGATTCTCGAAGCCCCACACCCTTCGCCGCTGTCAGCGCATCGTGGTTTTTTCGGTACTCGGCATTTTTCCCAGGCCAATGCCTTTCTGGTCGCTCAGGGGCGGGAACCGATTGACTGGCAATTGCCGGCTACCCCTTAA
- the upp gene encoding uracil phosphoribosyltransferase: protein MSVHAINHPLVQHKLGLMREMDLSTKSFRELAGEVAKLLTYEATQGLELEDHEIQGWNGQAIMTRRLKGKKVTVVPILRAGLGMLEGVTDLIPSARVSVVGLYRDEETLQPVPYFAKFANDIEERMAIVIDPMLATGGSMVATLDMLRERGCEQMKVIVLVAAPEGIARVQEAYPDIEIYTASVDERLDENGYIVPGLGDAGDKIFGTR from the coding sequence ATGAGCGTACATGCCATAAATCACCCACTGGTACAGCATAAGCTGGGCCTTATGCGCGAGATGGATCTCAGCACCAAAAGCTTTCGGGAACTGGCGGGTGAAGTGGCCAAGCTACTGACCTATGAAGCAACTCAGGGGCTGGAGCTTGAAGACCACGAAATTCAGGGCTGGAATGGCCAAGCGATCATGACGCGCCGCCTGAAAGGCAAGAAAGTCACGGTTGTGCCTATTCTGCGTGCTGGCCTGGGAATGCTGGAAGGCGTTACTGACCTGATTCCCAGTGCCAGGGTGAGCGTGGTTGGCCTCTATCGCGATGAAGAAACGCTTCAGCCTGTGCCTTACTTTGCCAAGTTCGCCAACGATATCGAAGAGCGTATGGCCATTGTGATCGACCCCATGCTGGCCACCGGAGGCTCCATGGTGGCCACCCTTGATATGCTGCGTGAGCGCGGCTGCGAGCAGATGAAGGTGATTGTCCTGGTGGCGGCACCGGAAGGGATTGCGCGTGTTCAAGAGGCCTACCCAGATATCGAGATCTACACCGCCTCGGTGGATGAACGGCTGGATGAAAACGGCTATATCGTCCCTGGTCTAGGGGATGCCGGTGACAAGATCTTCGGCACGCGTTGA
- a CDS encoding uracil-xanthine permease family protein encodes MSDTTTTAQSDSWPKLILTGAQMLFVAFGALVLVPLLTGLDPSVALFTAGAGTLVFHAVTRQSVPVFLASSFAFIAPIQGSIASFGVSATLGGLMAAGLVYVVISQVVRLKGTAWLHRLLPPVVVGPVIMVIGLALAPVAVSMATGENSDNIDYGAAIFLSMTSLLITLILAVFGRGLLRLVPIMGGIISGYVLALIMGVVDFSPVTSSSWLSLPNFTAPSFHWAAILFMIPVAIAPAVEHIGDMVAIGSVTRKNYLETPGLHRTLLGDGLATTVAALFGGPPNTTYSEVTGAVTLTRAFNPMYMIIAAIIAILLAFIGKLGALLQTIPAPVMGGIMTLLFGSIAVVGMNTLVRAGQSLTAPRNLVVVSLILVFGIGGMQFGGGQFTLQGVSLAAIVGIVLNLVLPRAQEDE; translated from the coding sequence GTGAGTGATACCACCACAACCGCACAATCCGATTCATGGCCTAAGCTAATACTGACGGGCGCACAGATGCTGTTTGTGGCCTTTGGTGCTTTAGTACTGGTACCGCTGCTGACGGGGCTTGACCCAAGTGTTGCCTTGTTTACCGCAGGTGCGGGCACCCTGGTGTTCCATGCGGTCACCCGTCAGAGTGTGCCGGTCTTTCTGGCGTCTTCGTTTGCCTTTATCGCCCCTATTCAGGGCTCGATTGCCAGCTTTGGCGTCTCGGCCACCCTGGGTGGCTTGATGGCAGCGGGGCTGGTCTATGTGGTGATTTCCCAGGTTGTTCGTCTTAAGGGAACCGCCTGGCTGCATCGTTTGCTGCCACCGGTCGTCGTGGGGCCTGTGATCATGGTGATCGGCCTGGCCCTGGCGCCGGTAGCGGTCAGTATGGCAACCGGTGAAAACAGCGATAATATTGATTATGGTGCGGCCATTTTCCTTTCCATGACTAGCCTTTTGATTACCCTGATTCTGGCGGTATTTGGCCGCGGGCTACTCCGCCTGGTGCCGATCATGGGCGGTATTATCAGTGGTTATGTGCTGGCGCTGATCATGGGGGTCGTGGACTTTTCGCCGGTGACCTCGTCAAGTTGGCTATCTCTGCCCAATTTTACCGCGCCAAGCTTTCATTGGGCTGCCATTCTGTTCATGATCCCGGTAGCCATTGCCCCTGCCGTTGAACATATTGGTGATATGGTCGCGATTGGCTCGGTAACGCGTAAAAACTATCTGGAAACCCCCGGTTTGCATCGCACCCTGTTAGGGGATGGCCTGGCAACCACAGTGGCTGCCCTGTTTGGTGGCCCGCCTAACACCACCTATTCAGAAGTGACGGGTGCGGTAACCCTGACCCGCGCATTCAATCCGATGTATATGATCATTGCCGCTATCATCGCCATTCTGCTGGCCTTTATTGGTAAGCTGGGGGCCTTGCTGCAGACCATCCCCGCGCCTGTGATGGGCGGTATCATGACACTGCTGTTTGGCTCCATTGCCGTGGTGGGGATGAACACCCTGGTCAGGGCAGGGCAATCGTTGACGGCGCCTCGTAACCTGGTGGTAGTGTCATTGATTCTGGTCTTCGGGATTGGTGGCATGCAGTTTGGGGGCGGTCAATTCACCTTGCAGGGCGTTAGCTTGGCGGCGATTGTAGGGATCGTGCTGAATCTGGTCTTGCCGCGTGCCCAGGAAGATGAATAA
- the mobB gene encoding molybdopterin-guanine dinucleotide biosynthesis protein B — translation MSTSEIAPLVATGFPVLGVAAWSGTGKTTLLEALLPALRERGLTVGVIKHAHHTFEVDKPGKDSYQLRKAGASPMLVASHQRYALMQETPGQQEPDLNHLLSLMAPHTPDLVIVEGFKAWPLPKLVVYRQEVGDPGILDDPWVCAAALKHSDARPLAEAVARLDIDDAPSIAEWIHGWMQR, via the coding sequence ATGAGCACCTCAGAGATTGCCCCCCTGGTGGCTACCGGATTTCCTGTTCTAGGCGTAGCGGCCTGGAGCGGTACCGGCAAAACGACGCTGCTGGAGGCCTTACTGCCAGCGCTACGTGAACGCGGCCTGACGGTGGGTGTGATCAAGCATGCGCATCATACCTTTGAAGTGGATAAGCCCGGCAAGGACAGCTACCAATTGCGTAAGGCGGGCGCGTCACCGATGCTGGTGGCGTCCCATCAGCGGTACGCGCTGATGCAGGAAACGCCGGGGCAGCAAGAGCCGGATCTGAATCACCTGCTGAGCTTGATGGCACCGCATACTCCTGATCTGGTGATTGTCGAGGGGTTCAAGGCCTGGCCGCTACCCAAGCTGGTGGTTTATCGTCAGGAAGTGGGCGATCCAGGTATTCTGGATGACCCATGGGTTTGTGCAGCGGCTCTCAAGCATTCAGATGCCCGGCCGCTGGCAGAGGCAGTGGCGCGTCTTGATATTGATGATGCGCCCAGTATTGCTGAATGGATTCATGGTTGGATGCAGCGCTGA
- the moaC gene encoding cyclic pyranopterin monophosphate synthase MoaC, whose amino-acid sequence MQLTHLNANGEAHMVDVGAKQPTRREAVASGRIMMQPQTLQLLTDGALPKGDVIATARIAGIQAAKRTHELIPLCHALALSKVTVDFELDTQNSCVHVSAMCRLTGQTGVEMEALTAVSVACLTLYDMCKAVDKSMRIEGVQLDSKVGGKSGDYQRGSGDLEVPPIVTGESASGEVHLGERCVGECVRVKFLAELRERLGHSDLSIALDALETKDVAGLKALLAAREDNFDVLRDQRTLCAVNQVMVNDSARLTDNDEVAFFPPVTGG is encoded by the coding sequence ATGCAACTGACGCACCTAAATGCTAACGGCGAGGCACATATGGTGGATGTGGGCGCAAAGCAGCCAACCCGCCGCGAGGCAGTGGCTTCCGGACGCATCATGATGCAGCCGCAAACGCTGCAGTTGCTGACCGACGGGGCGCTGCCCAAGGGTGATGTTATCGCCACCGCGCGGATTGCCGGTATTCAGGCGGCCAAGCGCACCCATGAACTGATCCCACTCTGCCATGCGTTAGCGCTTTCCAAGGTAACGGTGGATTTTGAACTTGATACGCAAAACAGCTGTGTGCATGTATCGGCCATGTGCCGCCTGACTGGGCAGACCGGTGTCGAAATGGAAGCGCTGACAGCCGTATCCGTGGCCTGCCTGACGCTCTACGATATGTGTAAGGCGGTGGACAAGTCGATGCGCATTGAAGGCGTTCAACTGGATAGCAAGGTGGGTGGCAAAAGCGGTGATTACCAGCGTGGGTCTGGTGATCTGGAGGTTCCACCGATTGTGACCGGCGAAAGCGCGTCGGGCGAAGTACATCTGGGCGAGCGCTGTGTGGGCGAGTGCGTACGCGTTAAATTTCTGGCTGAACTGCGCGAGCGCCTGGGGCATAGCGACCTGAGCATTGCCCTGGATGCGCTGGAAACCAAGGATGTTGCTGGTTTGAAAGCACTGCTTGCCGCCAGGGAAGACAACTTTGATGTCCTGCGTGATCAACGCACCTTATGTGCCGTCAATCAGGTGATGGTCAATGACAGTGCTCGCCTGACGGATAACGATGAAGTGGCCTTTTTTCCTCCTGTAACCGGCGGCTAA
- the moaE gene encoding molybdopterin synthase catalytic subunit MoaE has product MNIAVCIQTQAFDMAYGYDDLLENRSDVGAVVSFTGLVRDFNESPEVTGLTLEHYPGMTERTLEDIGQQAWQRWSLQGIRIIHRVGYMAPGDPIVRVSVASAHRRDAFEACDFIMDFLKTRAPFWKKEHAREGDYWVKERASDQQDATRW; this is encoded by the coding sequence ATGAATATTGCAGTGTGTATTCAGACGCAAGCCTTTGATATGGCTTATGGCTATGATGATCTTCTGGAAAATCGCAGCGATGTCGGGGCTGTGGTCAGCTTTACAGGCCTGGTGCGTGATTTCAACGAATCCCCTGAGGTGACAGGGCTGACGCTTGAGCATTATCCGGGCATGACAGAGCGCACCCTTGAGGATATTGGCCAGCAGGCGTGGCAGCGCTGGTCACTACAGGGAATCCGGATCATTCATCGAGTTGGCTACATGGCGCCTGGCGACCCTATCGTACGGGTGTCGGTTGCCAGCGCACACAGGCGCGATGCCTTTGAGGCCTGTGACTTCATCATGGACTTTCTGAAGACCCGGGCACCTTTCTGGAAAAAGGAACACGCCCGAGAGGGCGATTACTGGGTGAAGGAGCGTGCATCAGACCAGCAGGATGCAACCCGCTGGTAA
- a CDS encoding ribonuclease J: MNFTLYGYEDHWVAVDCGMMIRQDMPGTPLQVPNLDTLTSLDITPAALFITHGHEDHIGAVVWLWPNWQCPIYATPLAAGLLRLKFAEHGLSPDKISVVDPGEALSSGPFTVRHLPLPHSIPESCALMMLVGDYRVLHTGDWKLDAQPLVGKPADASQFRALAPLDLVVGDSTNAPMPGHSGSEGDVAKALASTIASCKGRVVISCFASNVARIVAIARAAQQCGRRISLMGRSMERMVTVARGLGYLDELPPLVPAHDLGYLPADEVIIIATGSQGEPRAALQRLAQRRHPFVDLEPGDNIIFSAKAIPGNERPIERLKKRFTQMGITLFDEFNHPELHATGHPAQEELKTLYRWVKPRHLLPVHGEARHQQAHQELAESLNIAAPVAPLNGDLIHFDSRGLRHQARYPQPPCIVSQNSVVPHPGLEASTQHKRRGSLYLALPVTASDIGWWRIGRLMLDNAGAGALDEDSFSDWLDEQLSEIHADTLAELRLALQPRLISWLAEHMQHLPEVHLQIMAAEMPEWSTPDQEG, encoded by the coding sequence ATGAACTTCACCCTGTACGGCTATGAAGACCATTGGGTAGCGGTTGATTGTGGCATGATGATCCGTCAGGACATGCCTGGCACTCCCCTGCAAGTTCCCAACCTGGACACCCTGACGTCGCTTGATATCACCCCTGCGGCGCTGTTTATCACCCATGGCCATGAAGATCATATCGGCGCTGTTGTCTGGTTGTGGCCTAATTGGCAGTGCCCGATCTACGCCACGCCGCTGGCCGCAGGCCTATTGCGTCTCAAGTTTGCCGAACATGGCCTAAGCCCGGATAAAATCAGCGTTGTCGACCCTGGCGAGGCTCTTTCATCCGGACCTTTCACCGTTCGCCACCTGCCGCTGCCGCATTCCATTCCGGAAAGCTGCGCGCTGATGATGCTGGTGGGTGATTATCGCGTTCTGCATACCGGTGATTGGAAGCTGGATGCCCAACCCCTGGTGGGCAAGCCGGCTGACGCCAGCCAGTTCCGCGCCCTGGCACCGCTTGATCTTGTGGTGGGTGACTCAACCAACGCGCCCATGCCCGGTCATTCCGGTAGTGAAGGCGATGTCGCCAAGGCGCTGGCCAGTACCATTGCCAGCTGCAAGGGTCGCGTGGTGATATCCTGCTTTGCCAGCAATGTGGCGCGGATCGTGGCGATTGCACGGGCAGCCCAGCAGTGCGGGCGCAGAATCAGCCTGATGGGGCGTTCCATGGAGCGCATGGTGACGGTGGCCAGAGGGCTTGGTTACCTTGACGAGCTGCCGCCGCTGGTACCCGCCCACGATCTGGGCTACCTGCCCGCTGATGAAGTCATTATTATTGCCACCGGCAGCCAGGGTGAACCACGCGCAGCGCTACAGCGCCTGGCCCAGCGTCGTCACCCCTTTGTTGACCTGGAACCGGGCGACAACATCATCTTTTCAGCCAAGGCGATTCCCGGCAACGAGCGCCCTATTGAACGCTTGAAAAAACGCTTCACCCAGATGGGAATTACCCTGTTTGACGAGTTCAACCATCCGGAACTCCACGCCACAGGCCACCCGGCCCAGGAAGAGCTGAAAACCCTTTACCGCTGGGTAAAACCGCGCCATCTGCTGCCCGTGCATGGCGAGGCGCGCCATCAGCAGGCGCATCAGGAGCTGGCCGAATCGCTCAATATTGCAGCGCCGGTGGCACCGCTTAACGGCGACCTGATCCATTTTGATTCTCGCGGGCTGCGCCATCAGGCGCGCTACCCTCAGCCGCCCTGCATTGTCAGCCAGAACAGCGTCGTGCCGCACCCTGGCCTGGAAGCATCCACTCAGCATAAACGCCGTGGCAGCCTGTATCTGGCCCTGCCGGTTACCGCTAGTGATATTGGTTGGTGGCGTATTGGTCGACTAATGCTGGATAACGCCGGAGCAGGCGCACTGGATGAAGACAGTTTCAGCGACTGGCTGGACGAGCAGTTGAGCGAGATTCATGCCGATACCCTGGCAGAATTACGCTTGGCGTTGCAGCCGCGCCTGATCAGCTGGCTGGCAGAGCATATGCAGCATCTGCCAGAGGTTCACCTGCAGATCATGGCGGCCGAAATGCCCGAATGGAGCACGCCGGACCAGGAAGGCTGA
- the purU gene encoding formyltetrahydrofolate deformylase encodes MSRYYRLVVSCPDQVGIVARVANFIAQQGGSITEASQHSDLETGRFFMRYEILADSLAMGPDVFSEAFRPVADDFQMDWAVTDTAQRPKVVIMVSKESHCLVDLLYRWQGGELACDIVGVLSNHDDMRSLTEWYGIPYQHIPVNPDDKQPAFDAVEAQIEALQADCVILARYMQILPPALCQRLSGRVINIHHSFLPSFAGAKPYHQAYQRGVKLIGATCHYVTEELDAGPIIEQDIHRVTHCHTPKDLVRFGRDVEKSVLARGVRWHLEDRVIIHGNKTVVFN; translated from the coding sequence ATGTCCCGATATTATCGTTTGGTGGTTTCCTGCCCGGATCAGGTGGGAATTGTGGCGCGAGTGGCCAATTTCATTGCCCAGCAAGGTGGCTCAATTACCGAAGCGAGCCAGCATTCAGACCTGGAAACCGGGCGCTTTTTCATGCGCTATGAAATTCTGGCTGATTCCCTGGCGATGGGCCCTGATGTTTTCAGTGAAGCGTTTCGCCCAGTGGCTGATGATTTTCAGATGGATTGGGCGGTAACCGATACGGCGCAGCGGCCCAAGGTCGTGATCATGGTGTCCAAGGAGTCGCACTGTCTGGTGGATCTGCTGTATCGCTGGCAGGGAGGAGAGCTTGCCTGTGATATCGTTGGGGTGCTTTCCAACCATGATGACATGCGCTCGCTGACCGAGTGGTACGGTATTCCCTATCAGCATATTCCGGTGAACCCTGACGATAAACAGCCGGCCTTCGATGCCGTTGAAGCACAGATAGAAGCGCTTCAGGCGGACTGTGTTATCCTCGCGCGTTACATGCAGATACTGCCGCCGGCATTATGCCAACGTTTAAGCGGGCGGGTGATCAACATCCATCATAGTTTTCTGCCTTCCTTTGCGGGCGCCAAACCTTATCACCAGGCCTACCAAAGGGGCGTTAAACTGATAGGGGCAACCTGTCACTATGTGACGGAAGAACTCGATGCAGGCCCCATTATTGAGCAGGATATCCATCGGGTTACGCATTGCCATACGCCAAAGGATCTAGTGCGTTTTGGGCGCGACGTTGAAAAGTCAGTGCTTGCACGTGGCGTGCGCTGGCACCTTGAAGACAGGGTCATCATTCATGGCAATAAGACGGTTGTCTTCAACTAG
- a CDS encoding energy-coupling factor ABC transporter permease, with amino-acid sequence MSFAESVLAPWALLLSGLLSTAMLAWVIMLKPWQALLDDTALQHRWLAATLAVVLMWQLRAQAVDWLTLHLVFTVLMTLVFKAPLALLSNVMINIAMVLIGRNEWPLLGANVLVTGIVPALTTGLIWRFVDRKMPDNLMVFLFACGFFGTALATLAGGLTAVGLIVLAGTDPEAVYLAQEYARFLPLLMPSEAFITGMLLSVLLVYHPQWVATFNDHRYIDMQ; translated from the coding sequence ATGTCTTTTGCCGAAAGTGTCCTGGCGCCTTGGGCTTTACTGCTTTCCGGGTTGCTTTCTACCGCAATGTTGGCCTGGGTGATAATGCTGAAGCCCTGGCAGGCGCTGCTGGACGATACTGCCCTACAGCATCGTTGGTTGGCGGCGACGCTGGCCGTTGTGCTGATGTGGCAACTACGTGCTCAGGCGGTGGATTGGTTAACCCTGCACCTGGTATTTACCGTATTGATGACGCTGGTGTTCAAAGCGCCGCTGGCGTTATTGAGCAATGTCATGATCAACATTGCCATGGTATTGATTGGGCGTAACGAGTGGCCGTTGCTGGGGGCGAATGTCCTGGTGACCGGGATAGTGCCTGCCTTGACGACAGGCCTTATCTGGCGATTTGTCGACCGCAAGATGCCCGATAACCTGATGGTCTTTCTGTTTGCCTGCGGTTTTTTTGGCACTGCCCTGGCAACGCTGGCCGGCGGGTTGACGGCGGTAGGGCTGATTGTCCTGGCCGGTACAGACCCTGAGGCGGTGTATCTTGCCCAGGAATATGCGCGTTTTCTTCCACTTCTGATGCCTTCAGAAGCCTTTATTACTGGCATGTTGCTAAGTGTCCTGCTGGTCTACCATCCGCAGTGGGTGGCCACATTTAATGACCACCGCTACATTGATATGCAGTAG